From a single Bradyrhizobium sediminis genomic region:
- a CDS encoding MAPEG family protein, with amino-acid sequence MTRELFWLTLTVILTGLMWIPYVLNRCQVRGLMGAMANPSRNDKPHAEWANRMMFAHDNAVENLIIFAPLVLILNSIDYSTQWTVLACAVYFWSRVAHLIVYTLGLPVFRTLAFTVGFFAQAVLALAIFKIL; translated from the coding sequence ATGACGCGCGAACTGTTCTGGCTGACGCTGACGGTGATTTTGACGGGGTTGATGTGGATCCCGTACGTGCTCAACCGCTGCCAGGTGCGCGGCCTCATGGGCGCGATGGCCAATCCGTCGCGCAACGACAAGCCGCATGCGGAATGGGCCAATCGCATGATGTTCGCGCATGACAATGCGGTCGAGAACCTCATCATCTTTGCGCCGCTGGTGCTGATCCTCAACTCGATCGATTATTCGACCCAATGGACCGTTCTGGCCTGCGCGGTGTATTTCTGGTCCCGCGTCGCGCACCTGATCGTCTATACCCTCGGACTGCCGGTGTTCCGCACGCTCGCCTTCACCGTCGGCTTCTTCGCCCAGGCCGTGCTGGCGCTGGCTATTTTCAAGATTCTTTGA
- the argC gene encoding N-acetyl-gamma-glutamyl-phosphate reductase: MSSKKKIGILGASGYTGADAVRLLARHPDAEITALTANTHAGKAMDEVFPHFFMLDLPKLVEWEKVDWAKLDAVFCGLPHGTTQEIIAAVLAANPNIKILDMSADFRLRDMKTYAQWYGHEHRAPKLQGEAVYGLTEFYREKIAAARLVACPGCYPTAALLALVPLAKAKLIDVDDIVIDAKSGVTGAGRGLKQNTLFSEAGEGLSPYSVGTHRHSPEIEQEIGAAAGSNVTVNFTPHLIPMSRGELCTSYVRLNGASPDDLRAALAAAYKDEPFVHVAKKGVMPQTQNVRGSNYVQVGVFADRIKNRAIVISVLDNLVKGSAGQAIQNMNLMFGLPETAGLEQIALFP; this comes from the coding sequence ATGAGCAGCAAGAAGAAGATCGGCATTCTCGGCGCCTCCGGCTACACCGGCGCCGACGCGGTGCGCCTGTTGGCGCGGCACCCTGATGCCGAAATCACCGCGCTCACCGCCAACACGCATGCGGGCAAGGCGATGGACGAGGTGTTTCCGCATTTCTTCATGCTCGACCTGCCGAAGCTGGTGGAATGGGAAAAGGTCGACTGGGCCAAGCTCGATGCGGTGTTCTGCGGGCTGCCGCATGGCACCACGCAGGAGATCATCGCCGCCGTGCTGGCGGCCAATCCCAACATCAAGATCCTCGATATGTCGGCGGATTTCCGGCTCCGCGACATGAAAACCTACGCGCAATGGTACGGCCATGAGCACCGCGCGCCAAAGCTTCAGGGGGAGGCCGTCTACGGCCTGACCGAATTCTATCGCGAGAAGATCGCGGCGGCGCGGCTCGTCGCCTGTCCCGGCTGCTATCCGACCGCGGCACTGCTGGCGTTGGTCCCGCTTGCGAAGGCAAAATTGATCGACGTCGACGACATCGTCATCGACGCGAAATCGGGCGTCACCGGCGCCGGGCGCGGCCTCAAGCAGAACACGCTGTTCAGCGAAGCCGGCGAGGGGCTCTCGCCCTATTCGGTCGGCACCCACCGGCACTCGCCGGAGATCGAGCAGGAGATCGGCGCCGCCGCAGGCAGCAACGTGACCGTCAATTTCACGCCGCATCTCATTCCGATGAGCCGGGGCGAGCTCTGCACGTCCTATGTCAGGCTCAATGGCGCCAGCCCCGACGATCTGCGGGCGGCGCTGGCTGCGGCCTACAAGGACGAGCCGTTCGTGCATGTGGCGAAGAAGGGCGTGATGCCGCAGACCCAGAACGTGCGCGGCTCGAACTACGTGCAGGTCGGCGTGTTCGCCGACCGCATCAAGAACCGCGCCATCGTCATCTCGGTGCTCGACAATCTGGTGAAGGGCTCGGCCGGGCAGGCGATCCAGAACATGAACCTGATGTTCGGGCTTCCGGAAACCGCCGGGCTGGAGCAGATCGCGCTGTTCCCGTGA
- a CDS encoding PHA/PHB synthase family protein, whose amino-acid sequence MSEVTTESQAAKKFDPEAFAANLAKALESSGQALAAYLKPRENGEAKDKPPSELNEVIKTFTAVAQYWLSDNDRSTDLQAKIAKAYLDLWGSSARRLAGEEAKPAIEPSPRDKRFQDPEWKSNQFYDFVMQLYLLTTQWAQDLVHNADGLDPHTRKKAEFYVKQITNALAPSNFVLTNPEVLRETLTSNAGNLVRGMKMLAEDIEAGRGTLRIRQSDPSNLEVGVNMATTPGKVIFQNELMQLIQYTPTTETVLRTPLLIVPPWINKFYILDLKPEKSYIKWCVDQGITVFVISWVNPDKKLGQKTFEDYMKEGPLTAMDVIEKVTGEMKVHTAGYCVGGTLLASTLAWLAEKRRVRVTSATFFAAQVDFTHAGDLLVFVDEDQISALERDMRAAGVLEGSKMAMAFNMLRSNDLIWPYVVSNYLKGQSPSSFDLLHWNSDATRMPAANHSYYLRNCYLENRLSAGTMVLDNTLLDLSKVKVPVYNLATREDHIAPAESVLYGSQFFGGPVKFVLSGSGHIAGVVNPPASGKYQYWTNDNIRDVTLADWLKGAQEHKGSWWPDWRQWLESIDAETVPARQVGSDALPPIEDAPGSYVRVRA is encoded by the coding sequence ATGAGTGAAGTCACGACCGAGTCCCAGGCTGCGAAAAAATTCGACCCCGAAGCGTTCGCCGCGAACCTTGCGAAGGCGCTGGAGAGCAGTGGCCAGGCGCTCGCGGCCTATCTGAAGCCGCGCGAGAACGGCGAAGCCAAGGACAAGCCGCCGAGCGAACTCAACGAGGTGATCAAGACCTTCACCGCGGTCGCGCAATACTGGCTGTCGGACAACGACCGGTCGACTGACCTGCAGGCCAAGATCGCCAAGGCCTATCTCGACCTGTGGGGCTCGTCGGCGCGCCGGCTTGCCGGCGAGGAAGCGAAGCCCGCGATCGAACCCTCGCCGCGCGACAAGCGCTTCCAGGACCCGGAGTGGAAATCGAACCAGTTCTACGATTTCGTGATGCAGCTCTATCTGCTGACCACGCAGTGGGCGCAGGACCTGGTGCACAACGCCGACGGCCTCGATCCGCATACCCGCAAGAAGGCCGAGTTCTACGTCAAACAGATCACCAACGCGCTGGCGCCGTCGAATTTCGTCCTCACCAATCCGGAGGTGCTGCGCGAGACGCTGACGTCCAATGCCGGCAATCTGGTGCGCGGCATGAAGATGCTGGCCGAGGACATCGAGGCCGGCCGCGGCACGCTGCGGATCCGGCAGTCCGACCCCTCCAATCTCGAGGTCGGCGTCAACATGGCGACGACGCCGGGCAAGGTGATCTTCCAGAACGAATTGATGCAGCTGATCCAGTACACGCCGACGACGGAAACCGTGCTGCGCACGCCGCTCCTGATCGTGCCGCCGTGGATCAACAAATTCTACATCCTCGATCTCAAGCCGGAAAAATCCTACATCAAGTGGTGCGTCGATCAGGGCATCACCGTGTTCGTGATCTCCTGGGTCAACCCGGACAAGAAGCTCGGCCAGAAAACCTTCGAAGACTACATGAAGGAAGGCCCGCTGACGGCGATGGACGTCATCGAAAAGGTGACCGGCGAAATGAAGGTTCACACCGCCGGCTATTGCGTCGGCGGCACCCTGCTAGCCTCGACGCTGGCATGGCTTGCGGAAAAGCGCCGGGTGCGCGTGACATCCGCCACCTTCTTTGCGGCCCAGGTCGATTTCACCCATGCCGGCGACCTGCTGGTGTTCGTCGACGAGGACCAGATCTCGGCGCTGGAGCGCGACATGCGGGCGGCGGGCGTGCTCGAAGGCAGCAAGATGGCGATGGCCTTCAACATGCTGCGCTCCAACGACCTGATCTGGCCCTATGTCGTCAGCAATTACCTGAAGGGGCAATCGCCCTCCTCGTTCGATCTGCTGCACTGGAATTCGGATGCGACGCGGATGCCGGCGGCGAACCATTCCTATTACCTGCGCAACTGCTATCTGGAGAACCGGCTGTCGGCCGGCACCATGGTGCTCGACAACACGCTGCTCGACCTGTCGAAGGTGAAGGTGCCGGTCTACAATCTGGCAACCCGCGAGGATCACATCGCGCCGGCTGAGTCGGTGCTGTACGGCTCGCAATTCTTCGGCGGACCGGTGAAATTCGTGCTGTCCGGGTCCGGACACATCGCCGGCGTGGTCAACCCGCCGGCGTCGGGCAAATACCAGTACTGGACCAACGACAATATCAGGGACGTGACGCTCGCGGACTGGCTCAAGGGCGCGCAGGAGCACAAGGGCTCGTGGTGGCCGGACTGGCGCCAATGGCTGGAGAGCATCGACGCCGAGACGGTGCCGGCGCGGCAGGTCGGCAGCGACGCGCTGCCGCCGATCGAGGACGCGCCGGGCAGCTACGTCCGGGTTCGCGCGTAG
- a CDS encoding LL-diaminopimelate aminotransferase: MEEFYRIRRLPPYVFEQVNRAKAAARNAGADIIDLGMGNPDLSTPAHVIEKLKETLGKPRTDRYSASRGITGLRKAQAAYYGRRFGVKLNPETQIVATLGSKEGFANVAQAITAPGDVILCPNPSYPIHAFGFLMAGGVIRSVPSEPTPQFFEAVERAIIHSIPKPLALVVCYPSNPTAYVASLDFYKDLVAFAKKHEIFILSDLAYAEVYFDDNNPPPSVLQVPGAIDVTVEFTSMSKTFSMAGWRMGFAVGNDRIIAALARVKSYLDYGAFTPIQVAATAALNGPDDCIREMRETYRKRRDALVESFGRAGWEIPPPEASMFAWAPLPKAFRDVGSMQFATLMVEKSGVVVSPGVAFGEHGEGYVRIAMVENEQRIRQAARGVRRFLESGIETLHNVVPLANRR, translated from the coding sequence ATGGAAGAATTTTACCGCATCCGCCGTTTGCCGCCTTACGTGTTCGAGCAGGTCAACCGGGCCAAGGCGGCCGCACGGAATGCCGGCGCCGATATCATTGATCTCGGTATGGGCAATCCCGACCTGTCGACGCCGGCGCATGTCATCGAAAAGCTCAAGGAAACCCTGGGCAAGCCGCGGACCGACCGCTACTCGGCCTCGCGCGGCATTACCGGCTTGCGCAAGGCGCAGGCTGCCTATTACGGCCGCCGCTTCGGCGTGAAACTCAATCCGGAGACCCAGATCGTCGCCACCCTGGGCTCGAAGGAGGGGTTCGCCAATGTGGCGCAGGCCATCACCGCACCCGGCGACGTCATTCTGTGTCCCAATCCGAGCTATCCGATCCATGCCTTCGGTTTCCTGATGGCCGGCGGCGTGATCCGTTCGGTTCCATCGGAGCCGACCCCGCAATTCTTCGAGGCGGTGGAACGCGCCATTATCCATTCGATCCCGAAGCCGCTTGCGCTGGTGGTCTGCTATCCCTCCAATCCGACCGCCTACGTCGCGAGCCTGGATTTCTACAAGGATCTGGTCGCGTTCGCGAAGAAGCACGAGATCTTCATCCTGTCGGATCTCGCTTATGCGGAAGTCTATTTCGACGACAACAATCCCCCGCCCTCGGTGCTGCAGGTTCCCGGCGCGATCGACGTGACCGTGGAATTCACCTCGATGTCAAAGACGTTCTCGATGGCCGGCTGGCGGATGGGCTTTGCCGTCGGCAATGACCGCATCATCGCGGCATTGGCGCGGGTGAAATCCTACCTCGACTACGGCGCGTTCACGCCGATCCAGGTGGCCGCGACCGCGGCATTGAACGGTCCGGACGACTGCATCCGCGAGATGCGGGAAACCTATCGCAAGCGCCGCGATGCGCTGGTGGAATCGTTCGGCCGGGCAGGGTGGGAGATTCCGCCGCCGGAAGCCTCGATGTTTGCCTGGGCGCCGCTGCCCAAGGCGTTCCGCGACGTCGGCAGCATGCAGTTCGCGACCCTGATGGTCGAGAAATCAGGCGTGGTGGTGTCGCCAGGAGTCGCCTTCGGCGAGCACGGCGAGGGCTATGTCCGCATCGCGATGGTGGAAAACGAGCAACGGATCCGCCAGGCCGCCCGCGGCGTGCGCCGCTTCCTTGAAAGCGGCATTGAAACGTTGCACAACGTGGTTCCTCTCGCCAACCGGCGGTAG